In the genome of Streptomyces violaceusniger Tu 4113, the window CAAAGTGGCTCAAGGCTCAGGAACCGCTCAAGCGCCGCATACCGCCCGCCGCTGGCGTCCAGGATGAGCCCATGACGCAAGCCTCCACCCCAGACTGGGGCACTGTCCCCACCTGGATCAGCGCTGTGGTGACGACCCTCGCTCTCCTGGTGACCTTTGTGGTCTTCCTTCATGACCGTCGACAACGCCACCGCGCCGACGCCCTCCGCGTTGCCTGCCACAGCCGCGCTGTCATGAGTGACGAAGGCCCCGAATCCGAGGTGACCGTGCGCAACACCGCCGAACGCCCCATCCAGCACGTCCGGGTGAGCCTCTGGTACTGGCGCGACGAGATACCCGGCCGGACCGAATCCTTCGAGCTGGTCATAGAACCCGGCGGAAAGATCACGAAAACCTTCCTCGGAACCGCGCTCGAAGTCATCTTCACCGACTCCGCTGGCCACAGCTGGGTGAAGGAGTTCCGCGACCAGGCGCTCAGGCCCAACACTCGGCGCCGTGACCGGGAGCGCATCCGGGAAGGCACCTGGGCCCTTGAGGAATACATCGGCACCGGAGAGCTGTCCGACGAGGAAGCCAAGCAGATGTTCACCACCCGCTACCGGGCCCCGTGGGTGGGAAGCATCTGGCACGACGCTCCCCCACAGCTGCCGTGGTGGCTCCGCGTGCGCCATGTGCTAGACCCACGAGGGAAAGCTGCCCGTCTCTGGTCCCCACTGCTGCGCTGGAAGGCAGGCCGGAGGGAGAAGAAGTTCATGCGGCACATCAAGTCCTACATGCAGAAGCAGAACGGGAACAGCCCCTCCGCGTGACCGTCGGCCCTACATGGTCCGTAGGGGCCCATTGGCTCGTCGCGGCCGGGAAGGTGAGCTGGGATTCCGCTGAGCGGGGGAGACCCCGGCCAGAGTGAGCGCCTCGAACACGGTGATGCGCGCGGTCACCGCATCACTTTGGTGCCTGCTGATGCGGGACAGCTCTTTCCCGTACGCGTCGTGCTGCTCGGTGCTCATACTGCTCTTCCCTTGCCTTCCGAGGGTCGGTTGGTGTCCCAGCGCGGATCGCGCTCGGGCCTGTCCACCGGCTCAGGGGTCGGTCGACGAGCGAGACGCCAGCTGGTACGCGGTGCGGTGACGAAGTGGCCCAGGACGAGGACGACCTGTCGGATCGTGCCGCCTTGTACCCATGGCCCGCTGAAACGGATCTGGTCGTCAGCCCAGTCACCGAGCCGCCGCCATGGGCGCACCCGTCCTGCCCCATAACCGGTCAGCAACGCCACGACAGCCACGACGGCCGTGAATCCGGTCATGACTCCTCCACGGGGCGTGGGGTGAACGGGGCGACCACCACGGCCCCTTCTTCGTCCGTCCGGACGTTCTCGGCGAGTTGAGCGAGGACCTGCTCGGGCTGGAGGCCCGCTCGGGCCGCGATGGCGCGCAGGCGGCGGCTGGTGTCCGCGGACAGCCAGACCTGCGCCCGCCGCTCGTCCTTCGCGTCCCGGCGCTCTCGCATCCACGCGGCGTGCCGGTCGACAGCGCCCTGCCGACGTGCTTCACGCTCCTGCGCCCAGGCCATGCCTTGAGTGTCCTGCTCGGGGTTGTACTCCTGCTCTCCCGACGCTTTGAGCAGAGCGGCGATCCGGCGCCATTCGGTGTGTTTGGCCGCCCACAGCTTCGGCAGGTGTTCGGGGTCGGGCGCGAACGGGCCGATTTCGGTCCAGGCGGGTGCTTTCAGCTGCTGCTGGGTTTCCCTCTCACGCCGGGATGCTTCCGTGACCTTCTCCGCCACCTGCGCGGCACTCAGGCCACGGCCCTGCCTCTGGGCGGCGTCCCGGGCCACGTCTTCAACACTCCACATCCCAGATCTCCCCTCACGCTGCCCAGTCGAGCCCGAGATTGGCGAGCCGCTGGAGTTTGTCGGGGGTGAGCTTGGCGCGCCTAGCCTTTGTGTTCGATAGAAATACGCCGAGCTTGACCTGGGTCCCATGCGGCAAAACCTCTACGTGGGCTCTGGGGGGCTTCACAGAGCCCGTACGGGCCTTGTACTGCGCCAGGGCCGCGACGCCCCGCTCGAAGGCTCCCAAGGCCGCCTTGGGCGGATTCCCGGGTGCTTCCGGCTCCGGCGGTAGCGGCACGACGCCGAGCTGGGCCAGGCGCTCGCGCTGTCCGTCGCTCAGCTGCTCCCAGCTCTCGCGCTGCGTCGTCAGCCACGCGCCGACGTCCTGGCCGCGGAAGGTGACACCGGGCAGGATCTCGGCCAGCGTCGCCCCCTCCTCAAGGAGGCTGGACAGCGCCGCGTACCGGCGTTGCCAGTCGACCGGCCAGGCCGGATTCCAGTCCGGATCGATCGCCACCAGCGCCGTGCGGCGTACTTCTGCGCGCTCTTCGTCCTTGCCCAGGCCCCCGGGTTTACGGAGATTGGCCAGCCATTGGCCCACCGCCACGTCCTCGAAGACCGCGTCCTTGGGCGCGGCGAGCGTGCCGTGCACCGCGTAATACCCCCTGGCCGCGCTGAGGTTCTTGTAGAACCGGGCGTCGGTGACGGACCAGACCATGCCCAGATCGTCCAGCAGCTCGGCCCGCCACGCTTTCAGCGTTCCGAGGCGGAACTGGCGCCGCTGTTCGCTGACCCAGGCCCCCAGCGCATATGTCCCGCCGTCGCCGCCCCCGCCGTCGCTTTCGGTGGTGCTCAGGGGCGCCACGGCGTCGAGGGGCACCTGAGCGTGGCCGTGGGTCTGGACCCACTTGCGCAGGGCGTTGTAGCCGGTCAGCCACACCTCGGAGTCGGGCCGCAGCACGCGGGTGCGCAGGAACGCGGCGATGACGTCGGGGTTGCGCGGCAGGGAGAACCGCAGCAACGGCACCCCCGCCGCCTTGTCCTCGCCCTCCTCCTCCGGCCCGCCGCCGGATACCCCGCCCGAGCCGCCCTCCTCGAGACCCTCGCCGTCGTCATCCTCGGCGGCCGCGTCGGCGACGTCTCCCGCTCCCTCTGCGACCGCCGCCTCCTCACCCTCCTCGCCCTCGTCCTCTCCGGTGTCCTCGCGCTGCGGGTCGAGGGCGACCACGGAGGTGATGTGCCCGCTGGAGGTGGAGGTCCGCAGGGCCATGCGTTCGATGATCCGCTCATCGTGTGCCCTGAGCCCTTGCAGCACGGCGATGAGCGGGCGGTAGCTGGCGGAGGCCATCATGTCCTCGGGGTCTTCGCCGGGCTGGAGGAAGATGGGCACGATCAGCCGTGCGACCTTTCCCTCGCCTGGTTCCTGGCGCAGGCCCCGGCCGGTGATCTGCACGATCTGCACGGGAGAGCTGCGGGTGTCGGCGAAGACGACGCCGCCGACCCCACGGGTGCCGCGGATATCGACGCCCTCGCCCAGCACCTGGCAAGACGCCAGGATGCCCATGTCGGTCACCCACCCGTCGGCGTCCAGACCGTCACCGAACCGGTCCAGCACCGCCCGCCGATGGCCGGCCGGGTGCTCCCCGCACAGCCACTCCGCCCCCACCCGCTTCGGATAGGTCACCGGATCGGTCTCGTACAGCTCGGCCGCGGTCTCCGGCAACGCACGGGCGAACGCCATCGCATCCAGGGTGCGGCTGTGGAACGTCATCAGTGACCGGGCGCCGGTGGTGTCCGCGTGCTTGAGCAGCGCGGCCTGCAACGCGGCCAGGCGCCGGCCCCGCTGCTCCTCCAGCGACGCATCCGGCCCAGGGGACTCGGGGTCGCGGATCTCCAGCACGTCGATCTCGAACGAGGCAAGGATGCCCCGCTCGATACTCTCCATCAACCCGAGCTCGTACAGCACCGGCCCGTACAAATCGAAATCGTCCATCGAGGCCACCAGACGCCCGCCCAAGCCCTCTGAAGCGCCCTCAGAGCCGCTCTGCGCACCCTTCCGGCCCGAGGCCCCGGTGGCACTGGGAACGGTCTCCCACAGCCGCGGTGTGGCCGTCATGTACAGCCGCCGCACCGCCGGGATCCGCTCCTGATCGTGAACAGCCGCCCACGCCTTCCCGATATCACCCGAACTCCGGTGCGCCTCATCGACCACCAGCAGGTCGAACGCACCCATGCGCGCCCCGGACGCCCCGCGCATGGCCCGTTCCAGTACTCCCGGCACCGCCGAATCCTCATCGGCCTGGTCGTCCTGGTCCTCCTCCAGCATCTTCGGCGACAGGCTGGCGTACGTCGCGAACACCACCATCGGCCCGTCCTGCGCCCACCGCGCCAGCTGAGAGGGATTGGTCGTGCACCGGACGCCCAGCGCCTCCAACAGCGGGTCAGAACCCAGGCTGCACACCGCCACCGCCGGGCCCGAATGCCCCACCACACGCCACGCCTCCATGGTCTGCGTGAGCAGTTCCAGCGTCGGCACCACGATCCCCACCAGCCCCCGGGGCACCATCCGCAACGCCGCCGCGCCCGCTGTGATCGTCTTGCCCGACCCCGTGGACGACCGGACCTGTCCCCGCAGCCCCCGGGCAGGCACAACCCCGCCCGCGGGGACCGAGAGGCCCTGAATGATCGCGTCCACAGCTTCTACTTGATGCGGACGAAGACTAATCCCACCCATTTTCAAGACTCCTCACTCCCCGGCGACCACGGAATTCCCCATAAACGGCACTCGATGAAAGGCAACCCTTCACCCCCGAATCTGCTATCGGTCGTCCTTTTCTCCGGTGCCGTACAGCCAGGCTTTCTTCAGCCGCTCCAGAGGTGTTTCCTCATGGCCTTCCTCCGCCCACACCCCTTGGAGCCAGAGCGGGGCGTTATCGATCCGCTCGCACAGCACGAAGCACTCGGGCAGCTCCACCAGGTGATAGACACCCCGCGGGTAGAGACCGTCGGGCCCGTAGCGGCGCCACAGCCGCTCCAGCCGCGCCCGGTGCGCGTGCAGGTACGCCTCCAGCACCTGGGGGTAGGTCTCCCGCTCCGCCAGGCGCACGGTCCGCGACGCGATCCCCACCACCTCACGGGACTCCGCCTCCCACAGCTCGGAGCTGGTGCCGGTCACGGCCGCGTAGTGCTGTCCGCAGATGTCCAGGACGCGCTCGACAAGTTCCGCCGACGCCTCGCCCCCCTCCGCGTCACGGACCGAAGCAGGCCGGCCGACCCCCACCGGCGGCAGCCCGGACCAGTCGCCGCTGCGAACGGCTGCCTCCACCAAGTCCAGGCCGTGGTGGTCCAGGTAGGCCAGGAGGAACAGGGCCAGGGCGCGGCCGGGATCGCTGGCGTGCTGGATGTAGGGCCTTTCACTGGTCCAGCCGAACGTGGCCTGGTGAGGCCGCGGCCGTACGCCGCCGCCGTGCGGGTCAGGGAAGACAACGGCCCGGGTGAAGAAGTCGTCCAGGCGGCTGAGCAGCTCCGCATCCGGGTTCTCCGGCTCACGGCCGACCACAGTGGTGGTCGCGTTCTCCAGAATGGTGGTGAGATACCGCCGGCGGGCCTCCTCCTGCTGCCGGAACTCGCTGGACCAACTCTCCTCGACCACCTCCACCACGCGGTACATCCCCTGATCCCCGTACAGGCCGCCCGGCTTCGCCAGCCCCTCGCGGGCCTTAGCGACGGCCTCCTCGACCGACCGCCCGTAGACGTAGTTCGTCAGCAAGGCGGCGCCAGGGTGCGCCGGGTCGGTCTGCTGCGCCACGATCCGGTAGCGGATCAGCTCCGGATCCGGCCCCACCGCCGTTCCGCTCTCGGGTTCCTGA includes:
- a CDS encoding DEAD/DEAH box helicase: MGGISLRPHQVEAVDAIIQGLSVPAGGVVPARGLRGQVRSSTGSGKTITAGAAALRMVPRGLVGIVVPTLELLTQTMEAWRVVGHSGPAVAVCSLGSDPLLEALGVRCTTNPSQLARWAQDGPMVVFATYASLSPKMLEEDQDDQADEDSAVPGVLERAMRGASGARMGAFDLLVVDEAHRSSGDIGKAWAAVHDQERIPAVRRLYMTATPRLWETVPSATGASGRKGAQSGSEGASEGLGGRLVASMDDFDLYGPVLYELGLMESIERGILASFEIDVLEIRDPESPGPDASLEEQRGRRLAALQAALLKHADTTGARSLMTFHSRTLDAMAFARALPETAAELYETDPVTYPKRVGAEWLCGEHPAGHRRAVLDRFGDGLDADGWVTDMGILASCQVLGEGVDIRGTRGVGGVVFADTRSSPVQIVQITGRGLRQEPGEGKVARLIVPIFLQPGEDPEDMMASASYRPLIAVLQGLRAHDERIIERMALRTSTSSGHITSVVALDPQREDTGEDEGEEGEEAAVAEGAGDVADAAAEDDDGEGLEEGGSGGVSGGGPEEEGEDKAAGVPLLRFSLPRNPDVIAAFLRTRVLRPDSEVWLTGYNALRKWVQTHGHAQVPLDAVAPLSTTESDGGGGDGGTYALGAWVSEQRRQFRLGTLKAWRAELLDDLGMVWSVTDARFYKNLSAARGYYAVHGTLAAPKDAVFEDVAVGQWLANLRKPGGLGKDEERAEVRRTALVAIDPDWNPAWPVDWQRRYAALSSLLEEGATLAEILPGVTFRGQDVGAWLTTQRESWEQLSDGQRERLAQLGVVPLPPEPEAPGNPPKAALGAFERGVAALAQYKARTGSVKPPRAHVEVLPHGTQVKLGVFLSNTKARRAKLTPDKLQRLANLGLDWAA